A genomic segment from Thermostichus lividus PCC 6715 encodes:
- the pilM gene encoding type IV pilus biogenesis protein PilM, whose protein sequence is MFGNLFAKTKQGLGIELTPERVNIVQVQRQKQGLKASAIVSVPLSEGAIVEGRIIDTVAVADAIRQGIEDKRIKQKEVISAIPMNEAVIRLIRLPAELPDYELREVVLMQEAPLYLPFPREEADVDYQKLGSSLDEDGIERVEILLVGTPRDVTDAYITTFSQAGLQLTALEVTSFALMRTLRDSLQQFVGEAAAIIDIGDEGTEISIVKDGIPQFNCKVPIGKDQMQEAISRAMNLPPSMGVDLIENLTVPLEPMDVTGALNPSGAAILRVLTDLADEIRRSIDFYLNQGESLEVSQLLLAGPGASIGQIDEFFSQRLNYSATVVDPISLLGLQTPEEIPLEKRPALGTVIGLSLRGA, encoded by the coding sequence GTGTTTGGGAACTTATTTGCAAAAACAAAGCAAGGCTTGGGGATTGAACTCACCCCAGAGCGGGTCAATATTGTCCAAGTCCAGCGGCAGAAGCAGGGTCTCAAGGCGAGTGCCATTGTCTCAGTTCCCCTCAGTGAAGGTGCCATCGTTGAAGGTCGAATTATTGACACCGTAGCGGTTGCCGATGCCATTCGCCAAGGGATTGAAGACAAGCGCATTAAACAAAAAGAGGTCATTAGTGCTATCCCCATGAATGAGGCCGTCATTCGCCTGATTCGCTTGCCTGCGGAGCTACCCGACTATGAGCTACGGGAGGTGGTGCTGATGCAGGAAGCTCCCCTTTACCTCCCCTTTCCGCGGGAAGAAGCGGATGTCGATTACCAAAAGCTCGGCAGTTCCCTTGACGAAGATGGCATTGAGCGCGTAGAAATTTTGCTGGTGGGCACCCCCCGGGATGTCACTGATGCCTACATCACCACCTTTTCCCAAGCAGGACTGCAACTCACCGCCCTTGAAGTCACCAGTTTTGCCCTCATGCGTACCCTCAGGGACTCACTGCAACAGTTTGTGGGTGAAGCCGCCGCAATTATCGATATTGGCGATGAAGGCACCGAAATTAGCATTGTCAAAGATGGCATCCCCCAGTTCAATTGCAAAGTCCCGATTGGCAAGGATCAGATGCAGGAGGCCATCAGTCGTGCCATGAATTTGCCCCCCTCCATGGGGGTTGACCTCATCGAAAACTTGACAGTGCCCCTTGAACCCATGGATGTTACAGGTGCTCTCAACCCCAGTGGTGCAGCCATCCTGCGAGTACTGACGGATTTAGCAGATGAAATTCGCCGCTCCATCGACTTTTACCTCAACCAAGGCGAAAGCCTCGAAGTGTCGCAACTGCTGCTGGCCGGACCAGGCGCGAGCATTGGCCAAATCGATGAGTTCTTTAGCCAACGGCTCAATTATTCAGCCACCGTTGTGGATCCCATTTCCCTGTTAGGGTTGCAAACCCCAGAAGAGATCCCCTTAGAAAAACGTCCTGCCCTTGGCACAGTCATTGGCTTGAGCCTACGCGGAGCCTAA
- the dpsA gene encoding DNA starvation/stress protection protein DpsA, producing the protein MTTTTLPRQGFGDMVDTVVLLDRSTTTPVCEGMNRLLASFQALYLQYQKHHFVVEGAEFYQLHEFFQHCYEQVQGHVHDLGERLNGLGGVPVAGFEQLAALCCFSPEPEGAFSCRHMLSHDLAAEQAVIQILRQQATQAESLGDRATAYLYDQILLKTEERAYHIAHFLANDSLKG; encoded by the coding sequence ATGACTACGACGACACTGCCTCGCCAAGGGTTTGGCGACATGGTTGACACTGTTGTCCTGCTGGATCGCAGCACGACGACTCCCGTTTGCGAAGGCATGAATCGACTCTTGGCCAGTTTTCAAGCCTTGTACTTGCAGTATCAAAAACATCATTTTGTGGTGGAGGGTGCGGAGTTTTACCAACTACACGAGTTTTTCCAACATTGCTACGAGCAGGTGCAGGGGCACGTTCATGATTTGGGGGAACGCCTGAATGGCTTAGGAGGTGTTCCCGTGGCAGGCTTTGAGCAGTTGGCTGCCCTGTGTTGCTTCAGCCCTGAGCCGGAAGGGGCATTTAGCTGCCGACACATGCTGAGCCACGATCTGGCGGCGGAACAGGCGGTAATACAAATTTTGCGGCAACAGGCAACGCAGGCGGAGTCCTTGGGCGATCGCGCCACTGCTTACCTCTACGATCAAATCCTGCTCAAAACCGAAGAGCGTGCCTACCATATCGCCCACTTCCTTGCCAACGACAGTCTAAAGGGATAA
- a CDS encoding LmeA family phospholipid-binding protein, whose protein sequence is MSPISPRVVSDRPAVETVEAPELGDRGLIPRVLVPALRWWLLSQLDGAEGLEMDLRVGDRQLLRGQLPFVRLGATVASYRGILLRQVTVQAEHIRINLGQVVRGKPLKLLAPVPVEGELMVTQADLQGSVDSPLLQSGLRSLLRHLQNEGLGKAGVNLREWQMVSAAVTLGTEQLDLAFTMQTAQQQQASWICTTGIRLEDERTLCLHRLQWQGEATVHPPVTIDLGAGVALQELSLQAGILRVRGRVCIYP, encoded by the coding sequence ATGTCGCCTATATCCCCACGTGTTGTGAGCGATCGCCCCGCTGTTGAAACTGTTGAGGCACCAGAGCTTGGCGATCGGGGACTGATTCCTCGGGTGCTGGTGCCGGCCTTGCGCTGGTGGCTGCTGTCGCAACTTGATGGGGCTGAGGGGCTAGAGATGGATCTAAGGGTGGGCGATCGCCAACTGCTGCGAGGGCAGTTGCCCTTCGTGCGCTTAGGTGCAACGGTGGCCAGCTATCGTGGTATTCTACTGCGGCAAGTGACGGTACAGGCAGAGCACATTCGCATCAACTTAGGGCAAGTGGTGCGGGGCAAGCCCCTCAAACTTTTAGCACCAGTGCCGGTTGAGGGCGAACTGATGGTCACCCAAGCGGATCTGCAAGGGTCTGTTGACTCACCCCTGTTGCAATCGGGGTTGCGCTCTCTACTAAGGCACCTACAAAACGAGGGACTGGGAAAAGCAGGGGTTAATCTCAGGGAGTGGCAGATGGTTAGTGCTGCGGTTACCCTGGGAACGGAGCAGCTTGATCTGGCCTTTACGATGCAAACTGCCCAGCAGCAGCAGGCGTCTTGGATTTGTACCACCGGCATCCGGCTAGAGGATGAGCGAACCCTGTGCCTGCACCGCCTACAGTGGCAGGGGGAGGCCACAGTCCATCCTCCGGTCACAATTGATTTGGGAGCAGGGGTTGCCCTCCAAGAGCTATCGCTTCAGGCCGGCATCCTAAGAGTGCGGGGTAGGGTTTGCATCTACCCCTAG
- a CDS encoding Asr1405/Asl0597 family protein: MSINPIVIAVNWQLRWSIYQRLTLLGISCRYAPHQPLEVEVHSPTTALYIWSVVRQLTADRATLVNWLERCWQLQDIPPSLNNWGGGEPTSLNS, translated from the coding sequence ATGTCTATAAACCCCATAGTTATTGCAGTTAACTGGCAACTACGCTGGAGCATCTACCAGCGACTGACCCTGTTGGGCATTTCCTGCCGCTATGCGCCCCATCAACCCCTTGAAGTAGAGGTGCACTCACCCACCACCGCCCTGTATATTTGGTCAGTGGTACGGCAACTGACGGCTGATCGTGCTACCTTGGTAAATTGGTTAGAGCGCTGCTGGCAGCTTCAGGACATTCCCCCTAGCCTTAACAACTGGGGAGGTGGGGAGCCGACCTCACTCAACTCTTGA
- a CDS encoding AMIN domain-containing protein: MSQLLHRLSLGVATTAIIAASQTPTLATSTEITGIRLVTAPNGIQLLFNIQGNVRPAVFTINRGNTSLADIPNSQLRLPQGGAFRQDNPAPGISSVEVVQLDAQTIRVLVNGISAAPIAEVIREGRDGLQMNFITAQGPAGPQVPPTGQPMATPPSAGAVPPFLPRAVAPPVGDMLISPINADPDVVSLATNERIPRLLLREAPVREVLSLLARAAGMNVVFPEGNGDAGGTTISLDIENESVQDVFNYVLRVANLKANRQGRTIFVGQFLPPDAQNRIVRTIRLNQMRVFGLAGNTRQQISIAQTGGSVAGVGTGGSGGSAGATAETSVVRQSTMGEIDIQLGAVQLLEMYGANLRDVAIAPNAPACDETVNFNVAGANLEKVCRGTLLRGLEVMGDPRTNTITLVGTPRKVEIATQLIQQLDVRKRQVMVNVKFIDVNLLRGRTANADLVTNFGSSLFGAIFDATGLTVQRGTLPSGVPGGQVIQPPVAFPPERFLLGPERTVTLDGAGNIVNDQTAPPQQFVLPGVGVPGFSVPGLGVGQALSNFFAQLQLSIQTGNATILTNPTLVIQEGSAAQVNLTQEIFSGIQSQASTTGTGSGAAVAATTITPIIRPAGVIFNVTVDQIDDNGFVTLQLSPEVSAPSGTYSVVFPGVANPSTGTLLSQRRMESGRIRLRDGQTLLLAGIIQDQDRSLVTKIPILGDIPLLGRLFRRESNQRQRNELVVMVTPKIVDDSQNAGYGYQYSPSPNSMPPNIQNRIMQP, from the coding sequence GTGAGTCAGCTATTACATCGTCTTAGTTTGGGGGTGGCCACAACGGCCATCATTGCCGCAAGTCAAACGCCAACCTTGGCAACCAGTACCGAAATTACTGGGATTCGTCTTGTGACGGCACCTAACGGCATTCAACTCCTGTTCAACATTCAAGGCAACGTGCGGCCAGCGGTCTTTACCATTAATCGCGGCAACACATCCTTAGCAGATATTCCCAACAGTCAACTGCGGCTCCCTCAGGGAGGGGCATTTCGTCAAGATAATCCTGCGCCGGGCATTTCTTCGGTGGAAGTGGTGCAACTCGATGCCCAAACCATTCGGGTGTTAGTCAATGGCATTAGTGCTGCCCCCATTGCCGAAGTGATCCGGGAGGGACGCGATGGCCTGCAAATGAATTTTATTACTGCCCAAGGCCCTGCTGGCCCGCAAGTTCCCCCCACAGGACAGCCGATGGCAACGCCTCCCAGTGCTGGGGCAGTGCCACCCTTTTTACCCCGAGCAGTGGCTCCCCCCGTTGGCGATATGCTCATTAGCCCTATCAACGCTGATCCTGACGTTGTGTCGTTGGCAACCAATGAGCGCATTCCCCGCCTACTGCTGCGGGAAGCCCCCGTTCGGGAGGTGTTATCACTCCTTGCTCGGGCTGCAGGGATGAACGTCGTCTTTCCGGAGGGCAATGGGGATGCTGGCGGAACCACCATTTCCCTCGACATTGAAAATGAGTCTGTACAGGATGTGTTTAACTATGTCCTGCGGGTGGCGAACCTGAAGGCAAATCGCCAAGGGCGAACCATCTTTGTTGGTCAGTTTTTACCCCCTGATGCCCAGAACCGCATTGTCCGAACCATCCGCCTGAATCAAATGCGGGTCTTTGGTCTGGCGGGCAACACCCGGCAACAGATTTCTATCGCCCAGACCGGTGGCTCGGTAGCTGGGGTTGGTACTGGTGGCAGTGGCGGAAGTGCTGGTGCAACGGCAGAAACCTCGGTTGTGCGGCAGTCCACCATGGGCGAGATTGATATTCAACTCGGTGCCGTGCAACTGTTGGAGATGTATGGCGCTAACCTGCGGGATGTAGCGATCGCCCCGAACGCACCCGCCTGTGACGAAACCGTTAACTTTAACGTTGCCGGTGCGAACCTTGAGAAAGTGTGTCGCGGTACTCTCCTGCGCGGCCTAGAAGTCATGGGCGACCCGCGCACCAATACAATTACCCTCGTGGGGACTCCGCGAAAAGTAGAAATTGCGACCCAGCTCATTCAGCAGCTCGATGTGCGCAAACGCCAAGTCATGGTGAACGTGAAGTTCATTGATGTGAACCTTCTGCGCGGGCGCACCGCCAACGCTGACTTAGTCACTAACTTTGGCTCCTCCCTCTTTGGGGCAATTTTTGATGCCACCGGTCTAACCGTGCAGCGGGGCACCTTACCTAGTGGGGTTCCCGGCGGACAAGTGATCCAACCCCCCGTCGCCTTCCCACCGGAGCGATTTTTACTGGGGCCAGAGCGAACCGTTACGCTCGATGGCGCTGGCAACATCGTCAATGATCAGACTGCCCCGCCGCAACAATTTGTATTGCCGGGAGTGGGTGTGCCGGGGTTTTCAGTACCTGGTTTAGGGGTGGGGCAAGCCCTGAGTAACTTTTTTGCCCAGCTTCAGTTATCTATCCAAACCGGTAATGCCACGATTCTGACGAATCCTACCCTTGTCATCCAAGAAGGAAGTGCCGCGCAGGTGAACCTGACCCAAGAAATCTTCTCGGGGATTCAGTCCCAAGCGAGTACCACTGGAACCGGTAGTGGTGCAGCGGTTGCAGCAACCACCATTACCCCTATTATTCGTCCGGCCGGGGTTATCTTTAACGTCACGGTGGATCAGATTGATGACAATGGTTTTGTAACCCTGCAACTGTCCCCCGAGGTGAGTGCCCCCAGCGGTACCTACTCCGTTGTCTTTCCGGGCGTTGCCAACCCTTCTACCGGCACCCTCTTGTCGCAGCGGCGGATGGAGTCGGGACGGATTCGCCTGCGGGATGGGCAAACCTTGCTTTTGGCTGGGATTATCCAAGATCAAGACCGGTCACTGGTAACTAAAATTCCGATCTTGGGCGATATTCCCCTCCTGGGGCGGCTCTTCCGGCGCGAAAGCAATCAGCGCCAGCGAAACGAGCTAGTGGTGATGGTCACGCCGAAAATTGTGGATGACTCCCAAAATGCCGGTTATGGCTATCAGTACTCCCCTAGCCCTAACAGTATGCCCCCCAATATTCAAAACCGCATAATGCAGCCATAG
- a CDS encoding serine hydrolase: protein MLFFQANTYLTELVTRTLQATWQQFPWLGQQDIALTLLVYPPPIPVNTGGALTAAEFWQYTVPGANYRGDVPFYPASIVKLFYLVACYEWLHNGMLKPDPELERAMRDMIVDSSNDATGLVVDMLSGTTSGPCLPPEPFRTWQYQRNIVNRYFQSLGWPELAAINVNQKTWCDGPYGREQDFVGSDRQNRNRLTTDATAKLLHSIVGGVAVSGAASQAMLALMQRSLDPEALAADPENQVQGFLGEGLPQGATLWSKAGLTSWVRHDAAYIELPGQCPYTLVVFIDHRSASTNTEVLPFISRHIAAGIPSLEGTGVL from the coding sequence ATGCTATTTTTTCAGGCGAATACCTACCTGACGGAGCTGGTAACCCGCACGCTGCAAGCCACATGGCAGCAGTTTCCATGGCTAGGGCAGCAAGATATTGCCCTCACCCTACTGGTGTATCCACCGCCCATTCCGGTAAATACAGGGGGGGCCTTAACCGCCGCAGAGTTTTGGCAATACACTGTCCCCGGCGCCAATTATCGCGGGGATGTGCCCTTTTACCCGGCCAGCATTGTCAAACTCTTTTACTTAGTGGCCTGCTATGAATGGCTACACAATGGAATGCTCAAGCCCGACCCAGAGCTAGAGCGAGCCATGCGAGATATGATTGTGGACTCTAGCAATGATGCAACGGGGCTGGTGGTGGATATGTTGAGCGGCACCACCAGTGGCCCGTGCTTGCCGCCAGAACCCTTTCGGACGTGGCAGTATCAGCGCAATATTGTCAATCGTTACTTTCAGTCCTTAGGGTGGCCAGAATTGGCGGCCATTAACGTCAATCAAAAAACCTGGTGTGATGGCCCCTATGGGCGCGAACAGGACTTTGTCGGCAGCGATCGCCAGAATCGGAATCGCCTCACCACCGATGCAACGGCGAAGCTACTCCACAGTATTGTTGGGGGGGTGGCAGTGTCTGGGGCAGCCAGCCAAGCCATGCTGGCATTGATGCAGCGCTCCTTAGACCCAGAGGCACTCGCTGCAGATCCTGAAAACCAAGTGCAGGGCTTTTTGGGAGAAGGGTTACCTCAGGGAGCCACGCTGTGGTCAAAGGCCGGGTTAACCAGTTGGGTGCGCCATGATGCTGCCTACATTGAACTGCCGGGGCAGTGCCCTTACACCTTAGTCGTGTTTATCGACCACCGGAGTGCCAGCACAAATACTGAGGTGTTACCCTTCATCTCCCGTCATATTGCTGCGGGTATTCCTTCCTTAGAGGGCACCGGAGTACTGTAG
- a CDS encoding pilus assembly protein PilO codes for MTLTGDFGGPPIQDSAPNYPTLFGVTLTPVVSGILIALVGLGGAVYLATLLIAPKAEEATKLQLEITQQENDLSQREVILKQLNDVIASLERAKAENTDVRSLFATQDALNTLLLDINRLILNSGAQLNSFEPDSAASGIVQDGSLGPELNAKLKRQVTNVTIQGDFANVVAVMQKIDQQQNFLVINNLTMERVTDKPGDVICTFKLMAYVPLTPEEIAALAPPPEQGVNSSSSKSNNSSHSSSEWYHRR; via the coding sequence ATGACCCTAACTGGTGATTTTGGTGGGCCGCCGATTCAAGACTCTGCGCCAAATTATCCCACATTGTTTGGGGTCACCCTTACCCCGGTTGTCAGTGGTATTTTAATTGCCCTTGTGGGCTTAGGGGGAGCCGTTTACCTAGCAACACTATTAATTGCTCCAAAAGCGGAGGAAGCGACTAAATTGCAGCTAGAAATTACCCAGCAGGAAAACGACCTCTCCCAGCGAGAAGTCATCCTCAAGCAGCTAAACGATGTCATCGCTTCCCTAGAACGCGCTAAAGCAGAAAATACCGATGTCCGCTCTCTGTTTGCCACCCAAGATGCCCTGAACACCCTGCTGTTAGACATCAATCGTCTCATCCTCAACAGCGGCGCTCAGCTAAACAGCTTTGAACCGGACAGTGCAGCTTCAGGAATTGTCCAAGATGGCTCCCTTGGCCCCGAATTAAATGCCAAACTAAAACGACAGGTGACCAACGTTACCATTCAAGGTGACTTCGCGAATGTTGTTGCAGTTATGCAAAAAATTGATCAACAACAAAACTTTCTTGTAATCAATAACTTAACAATGGAGCGAGTCACCGATAAGCCTGGGGACGTCATTTGCACCTTCAAGCTCATGGCCTATGTTCCCCTGACTCCCGAGGAAATTGCTGCGTTGGCACCGCCACCTGAACAGGGGGTGAACAGCAGCAGCAGCAAGAGCAACAACAGCAGCCACAGCAGTAGCGAATGGTATCACAGGAGGTAA
- the psaK gene encoding photosystem I reaction center subunit PsaK yields the protein MVLATLPDTTWSPAVGLVVILCNLFAIAIGRYAIQSRGKGPGLPVSLPALFEGFGLPELLATTSFGHLLAAGVVSGLQYSGAL from the coding sequence ATGGTGTTAGCCACTCTTCCCGATACAACTTGGTCACCTGCGGTTGGCTTAGTGGTCATTCTGTGTAACTTGTTCGCGATCGCCATTGGTCGCTATGCCATTCAATCACGGGGGAAAGGCCCCGGCTTACCTGTGTCGTTGCCCGCACTGTTTGAAGGCTTTGGGCTGCCAGAACTATTGGCCACCACTAGCTTTGGTCACCTGTTGGCCGCCGGTGTGGTCAGTGGCCTACAGTACTCCGGTGCCCTCTAA
- a CDS encoding phosphoribosylanthranilate isomerase has product MFNDLDAIAVKICGLTRAEQAVAIAQMGVSALGFICVPSSPRYIPPPAIAAITQQLPETVLTVAVVANPTLEALDSLIHRSNIKAVQLHGHESPAFCQQVQQHYPHVQIIKALRVKSKDTLESIPHYIPYVTRLLLDAYHPQQLGGTGTPFDWRLLQHLSIACPWWLAGGITPENCRQAIAQTHPHGIDLSSGVEVSPGIKDLGRVAALLKALGVDANPTPHS; this is encoded by the coding sequence ATGTTCAATGATCTTGACGCTATCGCGGTCAAAATTTGCGGTCTCACCCGGGCAGAACAAGCGGTGGCGATCGCCCAGATGGGAGTCAGCGCCCTTGGGTTTATTTGCGTTCCCAGTTCCCCCCGCTATATTCCACCGCCCGCCATTGCGGCGATCACTCAGCAGTTGCCGGAGACGGTGTTAACGGTTGCCGTTGTGGCCAATCCAACCCTTGAAGCGCTAGACAGCCTCATCCACCGCAGCAACATCAAGGCCGTCCAACTCCATGGCCACGAGTCCCCTGCCTTTTGCCAGCAGGTGCAGCAACACTATCCCCACGTGCAGATCATTAAAGCCTTGCGGGTCAAATCCAAAGACACCCTAGAGAGCATTCCCCACTACATCCCCTATGTAACTCGGCTACTCCTAGATGCTTACCATCCCCAGCAATTGGGAGGCACAGGCACCCCCTTTGACTGGCGGTTACTGCAACACCTGAGTATTGCCTGCCCATGGTGGCTGGCCGGTGGCATCACCCCAGAAAATTGCCGCCAAGCCATTGCCCAAACCCACCCCCACGGCATCGATCTTTCTAGTGGGGTGGAGGTCAGCCCCGGAATCAAGGACTTAGGGCGCGTGGCGGCTCTCTTAAAAGCCCTAGGGGTAGATGCAAACCCTACCCCGCACTCTTAG
- a CDS encoding DUF7219 family protein yields the protein MNRYDFLHCQRPYHGDFTPANFVFNANLQEFATKVSYIACLETSGKISPQDAFDQISVLWKQLKASKKGLSLEDLPD from the coding sequence ATGAATAGATACGATTTTTTACATTGCCAACGTCCCTATCACGGCGACTTTACGCCTGCCAATTTTGTGTTTAATGCCAATTTACAGGAATTTGCCACCAAAGTTAGCTATATTGCCTGCCTAGAAACCAGTGGCAAGATCTCGCCCCAAGACGCCTTCGACCAGATAAGCGTGCTCTGGAAGCAACTCAAGGCCAGCAAAAAGGGGTTGTCTCTAGAAGATCTCCCTGACTAA
- the aroB gene encoding 3-dehydroquinate synthase, with protein sequence MTTLIPVPLPHQSYCIAIRAGSRLALPQLLAEHTPLRPNAPALIVSNPQIWRHYGCAIQAVLEEHGWQVTPCVLPAGERYKTLKTLQKIYDAALAQRLERGSTLFALGGGVIGDMTGFAAATWLRGIAVVQIPTSLLAMVDAAIGGKTGVNHPQGKNLIGAFHQPRLVVVDPEVLATLPPREFRAGMAEVIKYGVIWDPQLFELLQSLPRLDRISALSVDQLASILQHSCQAKVDVVSKDEREAGLRAILNYGHTIGHALESMGQYRVFNHGEAVAVGMVAAGELAIALGYWSETEAAAQRQLIHKANLPTTIPSQFDVHGLVALLQHDKKVHSQKVRFILPTAIGHAEIVEQVPSELILATLKTLQR encoded by the coding sequence ATGACGACCCTAATTCCCGTTCCTCTCCCTCATCAGTCCTACTGCATTGCGATTCGTGCCGGCAGCCGCCTAGCCTTACCCCAGCTTTTGGCGGAACACACCCCACTCAGGCCAAATGCACCAGCGCTGATTGTCTCGAACCCGCAAATTTGGCGGCACTACGGTTGTGCGATTCAAGCGGTACTAGAGGAGCACGGCTGGCAGGTAACTCCCTGCGTGTTGCCCGCAGGCGAGCGGTATAAAACCTTAAAAACCCTTCAGAAAATCTATGATGCAGCCTTAGCTCAGCGTCTAGAGCGGGGATCTACGCTTTTTGCCTTGGGTGGCGGCGTCATTGGCGATATGACTGGTTTTGCTGCGGCAACGTGGCTACGGGGAATTGCGGTGGTTCAAATCCCCACCAGCCTGTTAGCCATGGTCGATGCCGCCATCGGGGGTAAAACTGGGGTTAACCACCCCCAAGGGAAAAATCTGATTGGGGCGTTTCATCAGCCACGCTTAGTCGTGGTCGATCCAGAGGTGCTGGCCACGCTGCCACCACGGGAGTTTCGTGCCGGTATGGCTGAGGTGATTAAGTATGGTGTCATTTGGGATCCCCAACTATTTGAGCTATTGCAATCCCTCCCCCGCTTAGATCGCATCAGTGCTCTTTCGGTGGATCAACTAGCGTCTATTCTCCAGCACTCCTGTCAGGCCAAGGTTGATGTCGTTAGCAAAGATGAACGGGAAGCAGGACTGCGGGCTATTTTGAACTATGGCCATACCATTGGCCATGCCCTTGAAAGCATGGGGCAATACCGGGTGTTTAATCATGGGGAAGCGGTGGCTGTGGGGATGGTGGCAGCCGGGGAGTTGGCGATCGCCCTTGGCTACTGGTCTGAGACCGAGGCAGCCGCCCAGCGGCAATTAATCCACAAAGCAAACCTACCTACTACTATCCCGAGCCAGTTTGATGTGCATGGATTAGTTGCCCTGCTGCAGCACGACAAAAAGGTACACTCACAAAAAGTACGCTTCATCCTGCCTACCGCCATTGGCCATGCTGAGATTGTTGAACAGGTGCCCAGTGAGTTAATTCTGGCCACCCTCAAAACGCTGCAACGCTGA
- a CDS encoding heavy metal-responsive transcriptional regulator, with product MQETAQRIGTVAQHSGLPIKTIRYYAELGLLKVSGRTEGGYRLFSEDVFVRLSFIKRAQHLGLTLADIKELLDIYDRGELPCDRVKEKLVQQITAVERQIQQMQDLKQELQGLLHGWSTIPRPSEHTICPILQQRLSGA from the coding sequence ATGCAGGAAACCGCACAACGCATCGGTACAGTTGCCCAACACAGTGGCCTCCCCATTAAAACCATCCGCTACTACGCAGAGTTAGGCTTACTCAAAGTCAGCGGCAGAACAGAGGGGGGCTATCGGCTCTTCAGTGAGGATGTCTTTGTGCGCCTGAGCTTTATTAAGCGCGCCCAACACCTCGGCTTAACCCTTGCAGACATCAAAGAACTACTGGATATTTACGATCGCGGTGAATTGCCCTGCGATCGCGTCAAGGAAAAGCTCGTGCAGCAGATAACAGCGGTGGAGCGGCAAATTCAACAGATGCAAGACCTCAAGCAGGAACTGCAAGGGCTTCTGCACGGTTGGTCAACCATTCCCCGGCCATCTGAGCACACGATTTGTCCCATTCTGCAGCAGCGGCTCTCAGGTGCTTAG
- a CDS encoding PilN domain-containing protein produces MYSVEINLLKERPEIGGMAAATPAAGGASNVPIIIGGVAAIFFVGLALLGSIGAEMWLNQLKAKQQSIQDRLAAISPDLQRMDELKKETDRIQAETKALATVFNQVKPWSAVMRNMATQIPAGLQITRITQGGEKGNELTIEGAAVSFEDVSEFLLLLQNRSPFFDGSATQLVKADRMGKANEETAVEVSFSIKTAIASVPASDLLEELAANGVEGLVARIQFLKEKGVVEQ; encoded by the coding sequence ATGTACTCAGTCGAGATTAACCTCCTAAAAGAACGCCCCGAAATTGGTGGCATGGCCGCCGCAACGCCTGCCGCTGGGGGTGCCAGCAATGTGCCTATCATTATTGGTGGTGTGGCCGCCATCTTCTTTGTGGGGCTAGCACTTCTTGGCTCTATAGGCGCCGAAATGTGGTTGAACCAGCTCAAGGCCAAGCAGCAAAGTATCCAAGACCGCTTAGCGGCCATTTCCCCAGATCTCCAGCGCATGGATGAACTCAAGAAAGAGACCGATCGCATTCAGGCAGAAACCAAAGCCTTGGCAACGGTGTTCAACCAAGTGAAACCGTGGTCAGCAGTGATGCGTAATATGGCCACTCAAATCCCAGCCGGACTGCAAATTACTCGTATTACCCAAGGTGGGGAGAAGGGCAATGAGCTGACCATTGAAGGGGCGGCAGTCTCCTTTGAGGATGTCAGTGAGTTCCTCCTGCTGTTGCAAAACCGTTCCCCCTTCTTTGACGGAAGTGCTACCCAACTTGTAAAAGCAGATCGCATGGGAAAAGCAAATGAAGAGACTGCGGTAGAGGTCTCCTTCAGCATTAAAACGGCGATCGCCTCGGTTCCGGCCTCCGATCTGCTCGAAGAGCTGGCCGCCAATGGCGTGGAAGGCTTAGTGGCACGCATTCAGTTTCTCAAGGAAAAAGGAGTCGTAGAGCAATGA